The following is a genomic window from Plasmodium yoelii strain 17X genome assembly, chromosome: 12.
ttatataatagacaattatgatatagcataatatgaattcatatatagccaatatcaatattaacatttaattatatatattataacttatgaaaaaatgttatgtggATCTTTATATTAATGGCAGTGCCCCTTTTGGTTGAATATTTGGCATCATTTcgagattaaacatacgggatgatacatatatttaattaattttaaaattatacaaaactaaatgcaatataatgTTTAACCCTAACCCAACATGggtcccacaacataaaaactatataaaaattatgacaaaaaaatacttatttccaaatagacagtttcttaaaatttattaatcattattactattcctgaaatattCACTACTCTTCAAATCATAAATTAATGATCCATTTTcttccttatttttttagcttttctcttaaatgtttttgagatcgtttccgaaatccgaataacgaatactaatataaaaatttaaaaaaatgtataatttatttatattcacaaaTTACTCAGTgtagaatatattttttaatttatttattatttaccttatatgcaattcctaataaaattagtgttgcaacaaatataaatggaattgaaattaatttatttaatatcgATGAACTTGGTGATTCTGAATCAAAATCTGATACTTTATCTTTCGAACTAGATATATCAGTTTCAGATCTTGATTCTGGTATTTCACCCGACGGTTCATGAATTTGTGTTTCTTTAGTATTTGATACAGAAACATGTGGTGTTTTTTCCTTTATAAGTTCTGGAAGTGTATTTCTTATATTAGAATGAACATAACTATCtctaaaataattataatcatttgataatgtagTCAATATTTGATTATATGAACTTCCTTCAACATTGTTAGAATCTTCATTAAGatccttataatttttaacaaattcttCAGCATATTCTATATACTTTTTCCTATTATTGCTCGTCTTTGAAAAATcattatacattttacacaaatttttaaataaatcataaaatttagacataaACTCAATATCAATATCCAtcaaattttcttttttatttataagatcAATATAACTTGTATACCCCGTAacatcatttatattattcgtaTACTCCTTGACATCTTTCATATGTTTACTATAAAAGTCGTTAAACTTGTTGACTCCACTTTGTGGTTTTTGATTTAACTTATAGCCTAACCACGTCATAAAGTATACAACAATATTCATATTTCCATTAGCATAAATCgaaaaattattactattcccaTAAAATTGATTAAATAACCATAAACACCCAGCATTAATCTTATCGATATCGTTATTGCAGTTTCCAGGTATAGGGCAGTAATTCTTAAGCATTGACGACTTAAAATCATATTCTCTAGATTCAGTTAAATCATCGGAAAAAAACCTCCATATACTTTCAAACTCTCCACACTAagaaacaattttaaaaaatcaaatataaatgtCTATTAAAATGAAcgtattattaatttatagataaaaaaatatcaaaaatgtgtaataacaaatatttttattcaagaAATTGTATGTACCACTCTATCACTTAGCATATTGgaattttaattttgaactataaattaagtacatcatattaatttcatatattgCATCAGAATAGGGGACGCAATTTTGGattctttatataaaaattatctgTAGTTAATCGCATTTTGTTTttagtattaatataaaattaatgtaaagtaataatacaatagtaACATCATAataagtttatatatattttatggaaatatttattttggtcatatgtataatataatttatgaacaaattcataattattaataatatccattataaaaacttaaataattttgtaatGAGTTTAAAATACATCCCTTTATATTCATGTCTCAATATagagaaatataaatttgtttctCATGCTTTAATAAATAGATTTATGCCTTTGAACCtgtaaatgtataaaaattaataaatctattattagtacattttttaaaatatattaaatacttatagacttgtttctaatactatatacccctttttattaaaattatagtatttcaAAATAAGTTATGTTGCATACATCTCTATgcaaattacataaatttatattatttataattaatatagataaattaaaaaataattttaatgcattaaataaccttatttttattcctatatacttcaatttataaatatactttattgggtaattaataatataatttgcCATATTTTCCgttctttaaaacaacaattagcactgaacctccatttataagcttaaataagtctttgaatgtagattatttttaaaatcatgcttagtaaatattaaacatataaataactattggtgacattttaaagtataatagaaaactatgtatATTAGGTTGCTATATTGCTCTTTGGTGgggagagataagatatatttatttattatataaatttagataaatattcgttAAATGTTCTAcaatgttcatttttatcttatatactttattgttatagttatcaatgtatatacattcaaataatttattaataattctatgataaaaaaatgttaattcagattataaaatgatgattcattaaattatgataatataacatggaataataaaaagacaTTTAACACTTTCTCcattaattcatattttagaatataaaattataaacttcaaattgaatctttaacaaatatataacaatgatacctttataatgtattattatgcgtcttttcgataaaattaatatttatttatataaagttATCACAATAAAGTAATATTTCAGTATTAGTTATTGATAAAATGTTTTActagtttatatgtataggaatataataataacacattatatatatcatatcatttacaattgttaaaaaaattattacaaatattatatgaaattttattaatatacttatattttttcaaataactaataatatatttccaatttatatatacttcaaaaTTACcaagtttaaaaataaatagtgattaatctaatattatgccttatgataaataaattaaaacgTATAAAACAACttctattattactaattaattttaatacaaacTTAAAATGCAAAAAGAGAATAGAaactacaattaaaatttaaaaaatgttagaaggataataatattttatagataatgttgtattgtcgattctcgatcaatatttatttatgaatatttattattacagttcagttggataacatgatttaaattaaaataaatatgatacatgttataagttttactaaataaaatgtttcataaaataaaaaaacatattgtgttatgcataattcaatataatttGGGGTTTACAAgtcttatataatatataataagggTTCTTAAATATAGTTAGCCAAAAATTagcaataaatatatatgaacgaATTAGACATaagtattataaattataaaatatgttatgttatttctttcatattaatggctGTATCCCCTTTTTTGTTGCATATTTGGGCTTCAGCTTGAGATTAAGCATACggaattatacatatattaaattagtcttcaagttataaaaaaatgaatacaatataatatttaatccTAACcagaatatgggttccacaacataaaaacaatataaaaactatgataaaaaattacttcgaaatagacagtttcttaacatatataaatcattattactattcctgggATTATCACTACTCTTCGAATtacatattaatgattcattctcttctttatattttttaattttcctcttaatttttgtttttgaaattgtttccgaaatccaaataacgaatactaatataaaatgttaagaaacgtatgatttttttgttaacgtttgcatatatataatgaaaataatttttaaattctttattatttaccttataagaaattcctaaaaaaaatgctattgcaccaaatatcgataaaactataaataatttgtttgttaTCGACGGACTTTGTGCTATAGCTTCAGAATTTTGTGCAGAAATTAGTTGAGAACTATGTTCGGATCTTTTTACACAATTTTTTGGTGTTTTTATCTCTGGAAAGGATGAACTATCGCTACATTtactttttaaattatcataatcagttgataaaGTACACAATAGTTGATTATATGAATTGTTTCCATTATCAGTATCTTTATCATTAAGGAGTTTTTGATATTCATCAACAAATTTATTAGCATCTTTCAAATAGTTAttgcattttttattgtCATCATCAATTTTAGTATACATTTcacataaaattttaaataacttATAAAGTTTAGACACTTTATCACTAGAAATAttcatcaatttttttttattatttataagatCAATGAAACTATTATACTTTTCGTGATTTtctatatttgttttataaaaattatttagatTGGTGAAGCTGTCATCTTGAGTACTCTTCAGATTTAACATATAACataaccatatcataatgtattcAACAACATTGATGTTACTTGTTTCGCGAGGATTAAACAAACCAGAAAGCCCAAAGAGTCcattaaacaaataaaaaaatccagcattaatttttCCGTAATCGCTAGTACATTCATAATTAAAACAATAATTATCTAAGAAGTTTTCTGTttgaaatttataatttttatcactGTCCAATTCATCAGGAAATTTATACCATAAATTATCGAACTTTTCACACtagtaaaaaatttaaaaacatttattagaaatgtatattattgaacattttattaaaataaagtttaatgatatttaaatataatacaatatcaaaacatgtaaaggaaattattattattaacaaatgcatataccacttcCGTATCCATAGTGAtgggattttatttttgatttgtaaattgagtagaatcatgctattttatatacactgcATCAAATATGAgacgcaaatactttaaccctatatataactgtctgtagttaaatatactataagtttttcaataataaaatagtagtattactaaaatcatattatacttattttatgacaattagctaaattaccttaaatagagggttgtTTAATACacttttgattaaatatatatatgatgcattttatacaagaaatgcattcttactaacattttgtataactatattataaaaatggatatacttttataaataatttaaagtatgtttgaacataaaaaaggaatatatttatattttctgttttaatgattgcccttctaaaacttaaatactgtatataactaaaaaataaaaaattatattattactataatccttaaaatatataaatagtcatttcttaaaacatattaaataattatacacTTGTttataatactatataccatgttttattaaaattatagtattttcaaattaagttgcattgtttCCTTTCTAtgcaattatataaatttatattgtttttaatgaatgtagataaattcaaaattcattttaatgtgctcaataactttatttttattcttacatattctaatttataagtattccttattgggtaattttataacatattttgccatattttccattctttaaaacaatttgcACTGGatccgtatttataagcttaaataagtttttatatgtaaattgtttttaaaataatacttagcaaatattaacatataaatatatattattaatattttaaagtataatagaaaactatgtttaattaggttgttatattacctttaagaggagagagataagatatattgctattttaatatataaatttagataaatattcattaaatgttctacataattcattttattttatacattttattgttatagttatcaatgtatatacattcaaataatttactaaaaattctatattttattaattctacaaaaaacaatgataatataatatggaataataaaatgatatttaatattaattaagtaTTTAACCCTTTCTCcattaattcatatttttagaatataaaactacaaattCCAAATTGaataattaacaaatatataatgtattattatgtcttttcgatcaaattaatatttaattatatgaaggtttcacaataaaacaacattttaatattaacaatTGCTAATTTActagattatatgtataggcatataataataacgcattatatctataatattaaactttattaatatacttatattttattttttaactattttaaaatataatatatttatacctcaaaatataaagtttaaaaattaatagtaattaatataatgttctatttttatgataaGTTAAAGCGCACAAATAaatttctattaatacaaaaagataatagtaactacaattacaacttcaaaaaatgttagaagcataacaataatttatagatcatgttatattgtcgattctcgatcgatattcatgaatccatattttatgattatctattattttatattagcaGTGTGGttaattaacattaaaaatataatcattaataggaatcgaattataattatactcgatatataaaattattacagttcaattggataacatgatttaaattaaaataaatatgtcacaaataataagttttactaaataaaattttcattaaataaagaaacatattatgatatgcataattcaatataacaaaatattaacttttatatatgcaattatgatatagcataatatgaattaatatatacaatatagacattttttttaatcatattaaatccaTATGAatactcaattatatatattataatttatgaaaaaaatgttatctggcccttttcatattaatgggaGTACCCATTTGAAGGCACATATTTGGATATCATCTcatgattaaacatacggatatagtacatatatttaattagtgttcaaattataaaaaaatgaatccaatataatacttatccctaacccgaatatgggttccacaacataaaaactatataaaaattatgtaaaaattattccccaatagacagtttcttaaaatatataaatcattattactattcctgacaTAGTCGCtatcttcgaatcatatattaattattcattttcttctttatattttttattttttctcttaaatattgtttttgagctcgtttccgaaatccaaataacgaatactaatataaaatgttaagaagcatACAGCTGTTCGTTaatgtttacatatatataatatttttttaattccttattatttaccttataagaaactcccaataaaattgaagctgcaacaaatataattgtaattgtaattagtgtattttttgttactgAACTTCGTGGACAGGCTATAAGTGATAAAACATTTCTACACCTAACACTACTATATTTACTTTCAAAAATTgcataatcatttgataaactaGACAATAGTTGAGAATAAGAAGTTCCTTCAGTAATACCATAAACATTATTAAGTTTTccaaatttttcaaaaaattctccagcattttctaaacattttttgcattgggaatttttttcattaagttcactatacatgttacataatgatttaaatgcatcataaaaattagacatatctttaatatccatattcataaaatcattttttttgtttataagtTCCTTATAACTCTTATAATCACCAGCATCATTTATATCCTCATTATacttatcattttcatttatatattgaacaaaaaaatcatttaaattgTTGATGTTGATGTTTTTATGTATCTTTTGATTTAATTTGTGacttaaccataaaatagcgTATTCAGCAAGTTTATCATTCTTTAAATGTTCCTTATCAACAATATTCTTAAATAAAGTTAGCAATGTTATAAAAGCACAGCTAAGTATTTGTTCATTACTATCAGAGTTTTGATTAGGACAATTAGCTTTGAACATagcattaaaattatattttcctgGGGTATTCGAACCATTGTAAAGGTAATTATCGATCACATTAATTACATCACactacgaatatattttacgaattaaacataaaaatgtattaatataatttatatgaataCAACATCCTAATAATATAAGGAAAAGGATATATACCACATTAGAagacattataatgaaattctgTTATAATTTGGAGATTATACGGGgtgatgttatttatatatattgcatagaatatatgttatatttactcaatatatttacatagcaattatctttcgttagacatattattcttaattttaacttcatataaaataataatatattaatattactaaaatattatacttattttatgacaattaactaaattaccttaaatagagggttgcttaatacattttatacaaaaaatactattcttactaacatttgatataactttattataaaaattaatatacttttataatgaatttaaaaaatatatacatatgctttaatatagaacatGAACAACGtcataaaacttaaatactccacaaatataaaaaattaagaaagttattattattagaatccTTAAAGgcatataaatagtaattttttaaatatattaaatttgtatatacttgtttcttataatatataatatagttttttctaaaataatagcattttcaaatttagCTACATGCTCCATTTtctatacaattatataaatttatattatttgtatttaatatagataaattaaaaaataattttaatgcgttaaataactttatttttattcctacatatCCCAATTAAGAAGTATTATCTGTTGGGTAAttttagtatatattttcccatcttttccattcgttaaaacaacaattagcactgaaccagtatttataagcttaaataagtctttaaatgaatattgttttaaaaatcatacttattatatattaaatatataacacataaataCCTACTGatgaaattttaaagtataatagaaaattatttttaattaggttgttatattgccctttaagaggagagagataagatatatttgcttttttaatatataaatttagataagtATTTGCTAAATATTATGTATTGTTCATTcatatcttatatattatattgctatagttatcaatgtatatacattcaaataatttattaaaaattctatgttttattaattctatgataaaacaatgctaattttgattataaaatgatgattcattaaacaatgataatataatatggaataataaaatggaatTAAACATGAATTGAAGCTTTACCCTTTTCTCTATTTATCcagttttttataatataaaaccacatattccaaattgaatctttaacaaatatataaaaatgatacatttataatgtattattatgcgtcttttcgataatattaatgtttaattatatgaaggtttcacaatataacaatatttcaatattatttattggtattttactaaattatatgtatagtcatataataattacgcattttatttatcatattatttataattattagaacaaaatatgatatgaaattttattcatatacttatattttttcaattaaatACTCataacataattatttataccaCAAAGTTATAAAGcttaaaattaatagtgattgatctaatattatacctttatagtaaataaattaaaatatatataactatttcgattatttgaatttaaaacattaacataaaatgatactatatataataaaaaattaaaagaattgtatacacatatataatgtaattttttattgtattattaaaaatattagatgcataaaatgccttttatagataacgttgtattgtcgaCTCCCGATCGATATcccatgcatctatattttatgaatatatattattaaagttCAGTTTGATaatatgatttaaattaaaacaaatatgatacaaattataagttttactaaataaaatgtttcataaaataaagaaatatattatgatatgcataattcaatataactaTGGGTTATCAAGacttatataatagacaattatgatatagcataatatgaattcatatatagccaatatcaatattaacatttaattatatatattataacttatgaaaaaatgttatgtggATCTTTATATTAATGGCAGTGCCCCTTTTGGTTGAATATTTGGCATCATTTcgagattaaacatacgggatgatacatatatttaattaattttaaaattatacaaaactaaatgcaatataatgTTTAACCCTAACCCAACATGggtcccacaacataaaaactatataaaaattatgacaaaaaaatacttatttccaaatagacagtttcttaaaatttattaatcattattactattcctgaaatattCACTACTCTTCAAATCATAAATTAATGATCCATTTTcttccttatttttttagcttttctcttaaatgtttttgagatcgtttccgaaatccgaataacgaatactaatataaaaatttaaaaaaatgtataatttatttatattcacaaaTTACTCAGTgtagaatatattttttaatttatttattatttaccttatatgcaattcctaataaaattagtgttgcaacaaatataaatggaattgaaattaatttatttaatatcgATGAACTTGGTGATTCTGAATCAAAATCTGATACTTTATCTTTCGAACTAGATATATCAGTTTCAGATCTTGATTCTGGTATTTCACCCGACGGTTCATGAATTTGTGTTTCTTTAGTATTTGATACAGAAACATGTGGTGTTTTTTCCTTTATAAGTTCTGGAAGTGTATTTCTTATATTAGAATGAACATAACTATCtctaaaataattataatcatttgataatgtagTCAATATTTGATTATATGAACTTCCTTCAACATTGTTAGAATCTTCATTAAGatccttataatttttaacaaattcttCAGCATATTCTATATACTTTTTCCTATTATTGCTCGTCTTTGAAAAATcattatacattttacacaaatttttaaataaatcataaaatttagacataaACTCAATATCAATATCCAtcaaattttcttttttatttataagatcAATATAACTTGTATACCCCGTAacatcatttatattattcgtaTACTCCTTGACATCTTTCATATGTTTACTATAAAAGTCGTTAAACTTGTTGACTCCACTTTGTGGTTTTTGATTTAACTTATAGCCTAACCACGTCATAAAGTATACAACAATATTCATATTTCCATTAGCATAAATCgaaaaattattactattcccaTAAAATTGATTAAATAACCATAAACACCCAGCATTAATCTTATCGATATCGTTATTGCAGTTTCCAGGTATAGGGCAGTAATTCTTAAGCATTGACGACTTAAAATCATATTCTCTAGATTCAGTTAAATCATCGGAAAAAAACCTCCATATACTTTCAAACTCTCCACACTAagaaacaattttaaaaaatcaaatataaatgtCTATTAAAATGAAcgtattattaatttatagataaaaaaatatcaaaaatgtgtaataacaaatatttttattcaagaAATTGTATGTACCACTCTATCACTTAGCATATTGgaattttaattttgaactataaattaagtacatcatattaatttcatatattgCATCAGAATAGGGGACGCAATTTTGGattctttatataaaaattatctgTAGTTAATCGCATTTTGTTTttagtattaatataaaattaatgtaaagtaataatacaatagtaACATCATAataagtttatatatattttatggaaatatttattttggtcatatgtataatataatttatgaacaaattcataattattaataatatccattataaaaacttaaataattttgtaatGAGTTTAAAATACATCCCTTTATATTCATGTCTCAATATagagaaatataaatttgtttctCATGCTTTAATAAATAGATTTATGCCTTTGAACCtgtaaatgtataaaaattaataaatctattattagtacattttttaaaatatattaaatacttatagacttgtttctaatactatatacccctttttattaaaattatagtatttcaAAATAAGTTATGTTGCATACATCTCTATgcaaattacataaatttatattatttataattaatatagataaattaaaaaataattttaatgcattaaataaccttatttttattcctatatacttcaatttataaatatactttattgggtaattaataatataatttgcCATATTTTCCgttctttaaaacaacaattagcactgaacctccatttataagcttaaataagtctttgaatgtagattatttttaaaatcatgcttagtaaatattaaacatataaataactattggtgacattttaaagtataatagaaaactatgtatATTAGGTTGCTATATTGCTCTTTGGTGgggagagataagatatatttatttattatataaatttagataaatattcgttAAATGTTCTAcaatgttcatttttatcttatatactttattgttatagttatcaatgtatatacattcaaataatttattaataattctatgataaaaaaatgttaattcagattataaaatgatgattcattaaattatgataatataacatggaataataaaaagacaTTTAACACTTTCTCcattaattcatattttagaatataaaattataaacttcaaattgaatctttaacaaatatataacaatgatacctttataatgtattattatgcgtcttttcgataaaattaatatttatttatataaagttATCACAATAAAGTAATATTTCAGTATTAGTTATTGATAAAATGTTTTActagtttatatgtataggaatataataataacacattatatatatcatatcatttacaattgttaaaaaaattattacaaatattatatgaaattttattaatatacttatattttttcaaataactaataatatatttccaatttatatatacttcaaaaTTACcaagtttaaaaataaatagtgattaatctaatattatgccttatgataaataaattaaaacgTATAAAACAACttctattattactaattaattttaatacaaacTTAAAATGCAAAAAGAGAATAGAaactacaattaaaatttaaaaaatgttagaaggataataatattttatagataatgttgtattgtcgattctcgatcaatatttatttatgaatatttattattacagttcagttggataacatgatttaaattaaaataaatatgatacatgttataagttttactaaataaaatgtttcataaaataaaaaaacatattgtgttatgcataattcaatataatttGGGGTT
Proteins encoded in this region:
- a CDS encoding PIR protein — translated: MLSDRVCGEFESIWRFFSDDLTESREYDFKSSMLKNYCPIPGNCNNDIDKINAGCLWLFNQFYGNSNNFSIYANGNMNIVVYFMTWLGYKLNQKPQSGVNKFNDFYSKHMKDVKEYTNNINDVTGYTSYIDLINKKENLMDIDIEFMSKFYDLFKNLCKMYNDFSKTSNNRKKYIEYAEEFVKNYKDLNEDSNNVEGSSYNQILTTLSNDYNYFRDSYVHSNIRNTLPELIKEKTPHVSVSNTKETQIHEPSGEIPESRSETDISSSKDKVSDFDSESPSSSILNKLISIPFIFVATLILLGIAYKYSLFGFRKRSQKHLREKLKK
- a CDS encoding PIR protein, translated to MDTEVCEKFDNLWYKFPDELDSDKNYKFQTENFLDNYCFNYECTSDYGKINAGFFYLFNGLFGLSGLFNPRETSNINVVEYIMIWLCYMLNLKSTQDDSFTNLNNFYKTNIENHEKYNSFIDLINNKKKLMNISSDKVSKLYKLFKILCEMYTKIDDDNKKCNNYLKDANKFVDEYQKLLNDKDTDNGNNSYNQLLCTLSTDYDNLKSKCSDSSSFPEIKTPKNCVKRSEHSSQLISAQNSEAIAQSPSITNKLFIVLSIFGAIAFFLGISYKYSLFGFRKQFQKQKLRGKLKNIKKRMNH
- a CDS encoding PIR protein yields the protein MSSNVCDVINVIDNYLYNGSNTPGKYNFNAMFKANCPNQNSDSNEQILSCAFITLLTLFKNIVDKEHLKNDKLAEYAILWLSHKLNQKIHKNININNLNDFFVQYINENDKYNEDINDAGDYKSYKELINKKNDFMNMDIKDMSNFYDAFKSLCNMYSELNEKNSQCKKCLENAGEFFEKFGKLNNVYGITEGTSYSQLLSSLSNDYAIFESKYSSVRCRNVLSLIACPRSSVTKNTLITITIIFVAASILLGVSYKYSLFGFRKRAQKQYLREKIKNIKKKMNN